Genomic window (Prosthecochloris aestuarii DSM 271):
AGGAGTTTCCGCGCTCTCCTGGCCACGGTTAAAGAATATTGCCAGAAGCAGCAGGATCACAAGAATAAAAGCGATCCCTCCGCCGATAAGAACCTGAACCGGTACGGCGTCCTGCAGGTTGAGCAACATGCCCTTGAATCCCTGCGGAGGGATAAACATACTCAAGGTATCGGGTTGTTTGGGCAACTGACGCAACACCTGTTCCTCGGTGGGAATACTGAACTCATCCCGACACTGCTCGATAAGAGCTTCGTTATCAATACCCAGTGCAGAAGCATACTCTTTAAGAAAAGCGAACACATAGACCGGCGGAAGAAAGGTCATATCCCCCGACTCAATCTTCTCGAGATGACTTTTCTTGATTTTGATCTGCCCGCTTATCTCCTCAAGAGTCAACCCGCTTCTTTGTCTTATCTGCCTGATCTGCTCTGAAAGCGTCTCTATGGCAGAACCGACTCGACCTTCCTCTTCCATAGCTTTTTGCTGGAATTTACGTCGTTCAAAAGATGTGATGCCCCCTTAAAAGGACATGTTTCTTTAGTTTACAAAAAACTCCCCATGAAGACAATCGAATTCAACCGAATATTGTGCCAGGTCACCGAACGCCATAAGAAGAAAGTGTCAACCACCCTGGGCCATCTGCCTCAGCCGACGATCGAACCATCTGAGAGAGTACGACTGCCGGCCCGACACCCTGTTGCAAAGCAAGGGAAAGCAGAACCCTGGCATCATTGAGTTCCTTCACGTGATAGGGCTTCCAGAGAAGCAGTATGGAATGATCCGGATGACGGAGCTTCATCTTTGCGGCTTCCTGGTATGACATGGCGTCAATAAAATCGGCCTCATTGCCCTGTCGACCTGCGCCGGCCTGTGCTCGTGAGTACCAGAGATACTCACGAGCGGAGCTCAGCCGGGAAACCGGAACATCTCTGACAAGATAACGGTTCTGCCCGAGCAGGTGAACAGGAAGCGCCATATTGGTGATACATGTCAGGTGGCTGACATTGCCAAGCCTGTCGGCAAAGGGAGCGATGATCATCTCCGTCAGGGTAAGGCGCGAGGAGTGTCGTGCGATTCCCCCGAGAGCGCTATCCTGCGACATCCCGATATGACCGGCAAACAGAGCGGCAAGCGCTTCAGCGTCTGCAGCGTCAATCTTTCTGCGAACCATATCAACGCTTTCTCCACTGATACAATACACAGCAAGCCATTCATCGGAGGTTATGATTTTCAACACCGCGCTCCCCGGGGGAATCGACTGCTGCAAGGTTGCAATCGTTACCGGTTCAGGCTGCATCTTGTCTCTCTCGACAGGTGCAAGATCAGAAATTCCGGCAAGAAGATCATTGAGTTCTCCACGCTTTTTACTGACCAGGTGACCGGTAAACTCCATAAGATCAAGCCCGCGTCCTGATGCATAGGCCTCGACTGAACGCCGCAGGAGTGCGTCAATCTCAAGACCAAGCCTGATAATATCGCGCCGAAGCGACGCATGGCCTTCTGGCAGAGAAAACAACGACGGATCGTGGAGAACCCACCCGCGAATCTCCCGGGTTTTCAGTGCCTCATCGACCCTGAAAGCATCGTTGTAGAACCCACGGGCTATCTGAAGAGAGAGAAGCTCGCCTGATGCTTTTCTGAACCGGCGCCCGACGAGGCCGGGGGAAGGGGACGGCAGCTGATAACGAAGAAACCTTATCCCCTGCTGAAAAAGACGCATCCTCTCCCGCTCATCAAATCCGGCGGCTTGTGCGCGACCGATCAAAGCAAGTGCATGCGGAATTACCATCCCGTGGTCTTCAAAATACGCCGAGGTCCGCCCATAGACTTCAGGATTTTGCGTCAGAACATCGTTTGACTCAAAATCAAGAACCTGCTCAAGCGCTCTATCGCCTGCCGCCCTGGCATAGGACAAGGCTTTAAAAAAAATATAGCTCGCATCGTCGTCATGACGTCCGGTTTCAGCAAGACTCATCGCTGCTTGTCTCATTGCGAGGGCATGCTGAAGAGGGGGCCCCGGTGTATCAAGAAGAAGTTTTGCCGTTTCTATAGTCCTGGAAGCATACCAGGCTGCAGAGTGCATCCCCTTGACGGGGTGATGCTCACTGAGGTCCAGGAGACCGGCAAGCGCCTCGAGACGCAGCACAAGATTGTCCGATCCGGCTGCTGTCAGGAATATATCGGCTGAACGCTCATACTGTGCGGCCGATGCATGCCACCGGGCCATCATCAGAAGATCATTGCGCCTCATAATCCCGGGCTCCTCCCGCATAAGCCCGGACGCCTCGTCAACATTGCCCAGGAGAGAAAGCACGATTGCCTTGTCACGAATGCGGTCCCGTTCCTGGTTTCGGCCCAACAGACCTGAACAGCGGTTTTCAATGAGTGCATGGGTGTCGAGAGCATGGTAAAAAGAACCGTTGCGCTCTTCGATCTGCCGTTTCATGTTCAGAGCGCTTGCCGTGACAGGAGAAAATCCGTCGAGCGTATCGAGAGCGATCCCTCGATTCAGCGCATCAAGAGCAGCCTTGTCATCGTTCTGCTCTATGAAAGCTTCTGCTTTTTTATAGAAGAGGCCAGGATCATCCCCGGACGGTGTGATCCTGTCGCATCCAGTGAGAACGACAGCAAACAGGAAAAAAGTGATAACGTGTCTGAAAAAGTGTTGCTCATTCATGCCAGGTGATCTACAATGGTTATTCAGCATGCGGCGTATCAAAAAGACCCTGCCATGAAAAAAGCATTTCAGGGTGGAAAGAAAGATGCCAGAAAAAGTTTAGCAATAAAAAGCATTGCGGCCAACAGGGAGAGCAAAGAAGTCAATCTGTTCGTGCCGAACAACAGGAGAGCGAATGACCCGATGTCGCCTCGCTGATCATGCATTGCGACCGGAGAATCCGACTGAAAAATCGAATCCTGAGACCGTCAGAAACAAGCTCGTAACCTCAAGCTGTTTGGAAACTCCCGCAGGAAAAATTATCATCATGGATTCAATGTATTTTTACCCTATTTTTGTACTGTAACCCCGAAACATTTTATTTGCGAGAGCGC
Coding sequences:
- a CDS encoding helix-turn-helix domain-containing protein, encoding MEEEGRVGSAIETLSEQIRQIRQRSGLTLEEISGQIKIKKSHLEKIESGDMTFLPPVYVFAFLKEYASALGIDNEALIEQCRDEFSIPTEEQVLRQLPKQPDTLSMFIPPQGFKGMLLNLQDAVPVQVLIGGGIAFILVILLLLAIFFNRGQESAETPAAVEKTPVETVVEKPAPPAIVDTTPSDTLGAAAMADESTLAVKQQAWAKDISFLPKDPASPLSRVLVVRIVNDLTWVKVIADNGEIVYPGGQFKKDEVLRYEAKKKFWVNIGRPSNVELYVNGERVPPFTKRTIMLNEE